In Desulfonatronovibrio hydrogenovorans DSM 9292, a single genomic region encodes these proteins:
- a CDS encoding efflux RND transporter permease subunit: MKNLTIFSVARPVFVTMATFIVLILGAISLSRVPIDLMPDITYPTLSVRTSYSHAGPEEVETLITRPLERAFSAVPGVEEIYSRSTEGLSDIRITFAWGTDLDAAANDLRDRLDRVIASLPDDADRPALRKFDLASFPILILGASSRLDPVETRRLIEDEVRYRVERVPGVASLDIRGGLDREIHVDLIPGRIQALGLTLDEIIRKVREANINLPAGILESGPREISIRTLGEFTDLDELGRTIIAVHEGSPVRLRDIADIKDSWERVTRIVRVNGQDGVRLAVNKQSGTNTVEVASQVLQEIERINQDIPQLRIIPIIDTSQYIQRSISNVTGALFYGSFFAVLVLLFFLRSIRGTAIVGAAIPIAIVATFIIIYFGGFTINLMTLGGLALGVGMLVDNSIVVLENIHRHREGGTPPVQAAIKGSGEVAAAITASTLTTLAVFVPLIFVRGMAGVMFSQLAYVVGFALLCSLAVALTLVPMLSSKFLIPVTRDKSQDPCLKNRLYAMSCRFFASLDESYRSILSYCLRHRFQTIGLAGLLLAGSLALIPLIGTEMMPQTDEGEVRINLEMDVGSKLSDLDAAALQVEQIIRNQVPEIDSLITMLGGAGWRFSGSHLGEIRISLKEQRYRERSSQEVAADLRSKLNRIPGVTIRTRAGQGLFILRLGTSDGDRIEVEIRGYDLDTAQALAERVQEIVENVQGVGVATISRESGMPEERIIVNRDRAESMGVTVSTVGNAVQTVLSGTVAGNFRDQGDEYSILVKLKQAELLPLHELLDITVAGLGGHPVALRNLVDVQSGFGPMSIERKDQERIITISTDMTGRDLSSVISDVRQELNMLPVPQGFSISFGGDYEEQQKAFNELALGLILALVLVYMVMACLYESLRDPFIVMFSVPLAIIGVVLMLFLTDTTFNIQSYIGCIMLGGILVNNAILLVAQTNMVRQEEGYEMFAAIEEVGRRRLRPILMTALTTIFALIPLALGVGEGGEAQAPMARAIIGGLTSSTLITLVFVPVMYTFIARKDEPGNRAQ; encoded by the coding sequence ATGAAAAATCTGACCATATTTTCCGTTGCCCGGCCGGTATTCGTGACCATGGCCACCTTCATTGTCCTCATCCTGGGCGCAATTTCCCTGTCCAGGGTGCCCATTGATCTCATGCCGGACATCACCTATCCCACCTTGAGTGTTCGGACCAGCTATTCCCATGCCGGGCCTGAAGAGGTGGAAACCCTGATCACCCGTCCTCTGGAACGGGCCTTCAGTGCTGTCCCCGGGGTGGAAGAAATATATTCCCGTTCCACTGAAGGCTTAAGCGATATCCGGATCACCTTTGCCTGGGGCACGGACCTGGATGCAGCAGCCAATGATCTGCGCGACCGGCTGGACCGGGTCATTGCCAGTCTTCCGGATGATGCCGACCGTCCAGCCCTGCGCAAATTCGATCTGGCCAGTTTTCCCATCCTCATTCTTGGTGCCTCCAGCAGACTGGATCCTGTGGAAACCAGGCGGCTCATCGAAGACGAAGTCCGCTACCGGGTGGAACGGGTTCCAGGGGTAGCTTCCCTGGACATCCGGGGGGGGCTGGACCGGGAAATCCATGTTGACCTGATCCCGGGCCGGATTCAGGCCCTGGGCCTGACCCTGGATGAAATAATCCGCAAAGTCAGGGAAGCCAATATCAACCTTCCTGCCGGAATCCTGGAAAGCGGACCCAGGGAGATCTCCATCCGGACCCTGGGCGAATTCACAGACCTGGATGAGCTGGGCCGGACCATTATTGCCGTACATGAAGGCTCTCCAGTCAGGCTCAGGGACATTGCTGACATAAAAGATTCCTGGGAACGGGTGACCAGGATTGTCCGGGTCAATGGCCAGGACGGGGTCAGACTGGCTGTGAACAAACAGTCCGGGACCAATACCGTGGAAGTTGCCAGCCAGGTCCTGCAGGAGATCGAACGCATCAACCAGGACATCCCCCAGCTGCGCATCATCCCCATTATTGACACTTCCCAGTATATCCAGAGATCCATTTCCAATGTCACCGGCGCCCTGTTTTACGGCAGTTTTTTCGCGGTCCTGGTCCTGCTCTTCTTCCTGCGCAGCATTCGCGGCACAGCCATTGTCGGTGCAGCCATCCCCATTGCCATTGTAGCCACATTCATCATCATCTATTTCGGAGGCTTTACCATCAACCTCATGACCCTGGGCGGTCTGGCCCTGGGCGTAGGCATGCTGGTGGACAACTCCATCGTGGTCCTGGAAAATATTCACCGCCACCGGGAAGGAGGCACACCCCCTGTTCAGGCGGCCATCAAGGGATCAGGCGAAGTGGCTGCAGCCATCACCGCCAGTACCCTGACCACCCTGGCAGTTTTTGTCCCTTTGATCTTTGTCCGGGGCATGGCCGGGGTCATGTTTTCCCAGCTGGCTTATGTAGTCGGTTTTGCTCTGCTCTGCTCTCTGGCTGTGGCCCTGACCCTGGTGCCCATGCTCTCCTCCAAGTTTTTGATCCCCGTCACCAGGGATAAATCCCAGGACCCCTGTCTGAAGAACAGACTGTACGCCATGTCCTGCAGATTCTTTGCAAGCCTGGATGAGTCCTACAGGTCCATTTTAAGCTATTGCCTCAGGCACCGCTTCCAGACTATCGGGCTGGCCGGCCTGCTTTTGGCGGGCAGCCTGGCCCTGATTCCCCTTATCGGAACCGAAATGATGCCTCAGACCGATGAAGGGGAGGTCAGAATCAACCTGGAAATGGATGTGGGGAGCAAGCTGTCCGATCTTGATGCTGCAGCCCTGCAGGTTGAGCAGATCATCAGAAACCAGGTCCCTGAGATCGACAGTCTGATCACCATGCTCGGCGGAGCAGGCTGGCGGTTTTCCGGATCCCACCTGGGCGAAATCAGGATCAGCCTCAAGGAACAGCGCTACAGAGAGCGGTCCAGCCAGGAGGTGGCAGCTGACCTGCGGAGCAAGCTGAACCGGATTCCAGGAGTAACCATCAGGACCAGGGCCGGTCAGGGTCTGTTCATTCTGCGTCTGGGCACTTCCGACGGTGACCGGATTGAAGTGGAAATCCGGGGTTATGATCTGGATACAGCCCAGGCCCTGGCCGAACGCGTCCAGGAAATTGTGGAGAATGTCCAGGGCGTAGGTGTTGCCACCATCAGCCGGGAATCAGGCATGCCTGAGGAAAGAATCATCGTCAACCGGGACCGGGCTGAAAGCATGGGGGTCACGGTTTCCACTGTAGGCAACGCAGTGCAGACGGTTTTGTCAGGCACGGTGGCCGGAAACTTCAGAGACCAGGGCGATGAATATTCCATTCTGGTCAAACTGAAGCAAGCTGAACTTTTGCCTCTGCATGAACTTCTGGACATAACCGTTGCCGGTCTCGGTGGACACCCTGTTGCCCTGCGCAACCTGGTGGATGTCCAGTCCGGGTTCGGACCCATGAGCATTGAAAGAAAGGATCAGGAAAGAATAATCACCATTTCCACGGACATGACCGGCAGAGACCTGAGTTCAGTCATCAGCGATGTCCGTCAGGAACTGAACATGCTGCCCGTACCCCAGGGCTTCAGCATCTCCTTTGGCGGGGATTATGAAGAACAGCAGAAAGCCTTTAATGAGCTGGCCCTGGGGCTGATCCTGGCCCTGGTACTGGTCTACATGGTCATGGCCTGTTTGTATGAATCCCTGCGCGACCCGTTCATAGTCATGTTTTCCGTGCCCCTGGCCATAATCGGGGTGGTCCTCATGCTCTTTCTGACCGACACTACCTTTAATATCCAGTCATACATCGGCTGCATCATGCTTGGCGGGATCCTGGTCAACAATGCCATCCTCCTGGTGGCCCAGACCAATATGGTCCGCCAAGAAGAAGGCTATGAAATGTTTGCTGCCATTGAAGAGGTCGGACGCAGGCGGCTCAGGCCCATCCTCATGACCGCCCTGACCACCATCTTCGCCCTGATCCCCCTGGCCCTGGGCGTAGGTGAGGGAGGAGAGGCCCAGGCCCCCATGGCCAGGGCCATCATCGGCGGTCTGACCAGCTCCACCCTGATCACCCTGGTCTTTGTTCCGGTCATGTATACCTTCATCGCCAGAAAGGATGAACCTGGAAACAGGGCCCAATAA
- a CDS encoding NCS2 family permease, which produces MLDSYFKLTENKTTVKREVIAGVTTFLTMAYIIFVNPAILADAGMDRDAVFVATCLAAVIGTLIMGLLANYPVAQAPGMGLNAFFAYTVVLGMGVPWQTALGAVFISGVLFFILSILPVREWLINSIPRTLKVAIAGGIGFFLAIIGLKNAGIIVAHPATLVTVGSLTEPTVIIAVLAFGLMVGLTHHRIPGAIMISILAATLVGVLFKITPAPGLMSLPPSLAPTFMQMDIMAALELGLLIVVFTFLLTDLFDTAGTLVGVTQGTGMLDEKGRLPRLKRALMADSTATVAGAAMGTSTTTSYIESLAGVEAGGRTGLTAVVVALLFLLCLFFAPLAGAIPAYATAPALVFVACIMARNLMDIDWKDITEYVPAIVTVLAMPLTFSIATGIGFGFISYAAIKMFSGKFRDLTIPVIIIAVLFLFKFVVG; this is translated from the coding sequence ATGCTGGATTCGTATTTCAAACTTACTGAAAACAAGACCACGGTCAAACGGGAAGTCATTGCAGGGGTGACCACTTTTCTGACCATGGCCTATATCATTTTTGTCAACCCGGCCATCCTGGCTGATGCCGGCATGGACCGCGACGCAGTATTTGTGGCCACCTGTCTGGCCGCAGTCATTGGAACACTGATCATGGGCCTGCTTGCCAACTATCCTGTTGCCCAGGCCCCGGGCATGGGGCTCAATGCCTTTTTTGCCTATACTGTTGTCCTGGGAATGGGAGTGCCCTGGCAGACCGCTTTGGGTGCTGTGTTCATATCCGGTGTACTCTTTTTCATCCTGAGCATCCTGCCGGTCCGGGAGTGGCTGATCAACAGCATACCCAGGACCCTGAAAGTCGCCATTGCCGGTGGTATCGGGTTTTTTCTGGCCATCATCGGCCTGAAAAACGCCGGGATCATTGTGGCCCACCCGGCCACCCTGGTTACAGTGGGCAGTCTGACTGAACCTACAGTCATCATTGCTGTACTGGCCTTTGGACTGATGGTCGGTCTGACCCACCACCGCATCCCAGGGGCGATCATGATCAGTATTCTGGCGGCTACTCTTGTCGGAGTCCTGTTCAAGATTACCCCCGCCCCAGGCCTGATGTCCCTGCCTCCCAGCCTGGCCCCGACCTTCATGCAGATGGATATCATGGCAGCCCTGGAGCTGGGCCTGCTCATAGTGGTGTTCACTTTTCTGCTGACCGACCTGTTCGACACCGCAGGCACCCTGGTGGGAGTGACCCAGGGAACAGGCATGCTGGATGAAAAGGGCCGGCTGCCCAGGCTGAAAAGGGCGCTCATGGCTGACAGTACTGCAACTGTGGCTGGTGCGGCCATGGGTACTTCCACCACCACCAGTTACATTGAAAGTCTGGCTGGTGTTGAAGCAGGCGGGCGGACCGGCCTGACTGCGGTGGTGGTAGCCCTGCTTTTCCTGCTCTGCCTGTTCTTTGCCCCTCTGGCCGGAGCCATTCCAGCCTATGCCACAGCCCCGGCCCTGGTCTTTGTGGCCTGCATCATGGCCAGGAATCTCATGGATATCGACTGGAAGGATATTACTGAATATGTTCCGGCCATTGTCACGGTCCTGGCCATGCCCCTGACCTTTTCCATTGCCACTGGAATCGGTTTCGGTTTCATCTCCTACGCAGCCATTAAGATGTTCAGCGGCAAGTTCAGGGATCTGACCATCCCGGTGATCATCATTGCAGTCCTGTTTCTGTTCAAGTTTGTCGTGGGCTAG